Proteins encoded in a region of the Nitrospira sp. genome:
- a CDS encoding DEAD/DEAH box helicase, translating into MDTSVHVNFHALGLSEALLQDLAGAGFAAPTPIQEQAIPPALAGRDVIGCAQTGTGKTAAFVIPIIERLALLPKGQPQALILAPTRELALQTLATIEKLGRSRRISATVIVGGADMQAQIRGLRQSPSILVATPGRLLDHMWNGTILLSSIKMLVLDEADRMLDMGFAPQINQILDALPEQRQTLLFSATLPADLARLVQASVNNPVRVMVARSATTAEGITQAVHYTSHADKADLLLSLLGAESDTALVFTRTKHRADRLGHLLGRAGHRVAVLHGDRSLSQRRAALEGFRRGSFRVLVATDIAARGIDVANIGHVINFDLPNCPEDYVHRIGRTARMKTTGRATSFVTGEDSQQLREIERLLGCAVPVAPGSKAPSPTIPVPGGGIRRNGHPSTGHVKRSQPHSFHNARKPRVESSSHRAATTIHT; encoded by the coding sequence CATTCAAGAGCAAGCCATCCCGCCGGCGCTTGCGGGGCGAGATGTCATCGGGTGCGCTCAGACCGGGACGGGGAAGACTGCTGCTTTCGTCATTCCAATCATTGAACGGCTCGCACTGCTTCCCAAAGGACAGCCACAGGCCTTGATCTTGGCGCCGACGCGTGAGCTGGCGTTGCAGACCTTAGCCACAATCGAGAAGTTGGGACGGAGTCGACGGATCTCCGCGACCGTTATCGTAGGGGGCGCTGATATGCAGGCCCAGATACGAGGTTTACGGCAGAGCCCGAGTATCTTGGTCGCGACGCCGGGCCGTCTCCTCGATCATATGTGGAACGGCACGATCTTGTTGTCGTCGATTAAGATGTTGGTGTTGGATGAAGCGGATCGGATGTTGGACATGGGCTTTGCCCCGCAAATCAACCAGATACTCGATGCCTTGCCGGAACAACGACAGACGCTGCTGTTTTCGGCTACCTTGCCGGCTGACTTGGCGCGGCTGGTCCAAGCCAGCGTGAACAATCCGGTGCGTGTGATGGTCGCACGGTCCGCCACAACGGCCGAGGGTATCACGCAGGCGGTGCATTACACATCCCACGCCGACAAAGCCGATCTTCTCTTATCATTACTCGGCGCCGAATCGGACACGGCCCTCGTGTTTACCAGGACGAAGCATCGCGCTGATCGGTTGGGACACCTGCTGGGTCGTGCCGGCCATCGAGTGGCTGTACTGCACGGGGACCGGAGCTTGTCGCAGCGGCGCGCGGCACTGGAAGGGTTTAGGCGCGGATCCTTCCGTGTGCTGGTCGCAACGGATATTGCGGCCAGAGGGATCGATGTCGCAAACATCGGCCACGTGATCAATTTCGATCTGCCGAATTGTCCGGAAGATTACGTGCATCGCATCGGTCGCACAGCCCGGATGAAGACGACCGGTCGCGCCACAAGTTTTGTGACGGGAGAAGACTCTCAGCAACTCCGAGAGATCGAGCGCCTTTTGGGGTGTGCAGTTCCGGTTGCTCCTGGAAGCAAGGCACCTTCGCCCACGATTCCTGTCCCAGGCGGAGGTATTCGTCGGAATGGGCATCCCTCGACGGGTCACGTGAAGCGTTCCCAACCTCACTCCTTCCACAACGCGAGAAAGCCCCGTGTCGAATCATCATCGCATCGTGCTGCGACGACAATCCACACATAA
- a CDS encoding PilZ domain-containing protein, whose protein sequence is MPTIHAPDLTHDKARRYPRVRIPMPFSCSLSSLTTRWWCWKPVSDVGVVYDLSLHGVCVSTEAAIKPGDKVSLALRLTKGTPPAEVAVATVCWTNHQFYGLAFRTLSESSLRQLTEYMNAFGIIMRE, encoded by the coding sequence ATGCCGACGATTCATGCGCCAGACCTGACACATGACAAAGCTCGACGATACCCCCGAGTGCGCATCCCCATGCCCTTTAGCTGTTCCCTTTCTTCTCTGACAACCAGATGGTGGTGTTGGAAACCGGTCAGTGATGTCGGTGTGGTCTATGATTTGTCGCTGCACGGCGTATGCGTGAGCACCGAGGCGGCCATCAAGCCGGGCGACAAGGTTTCCCTCGCGCTTCGACTGACCAAGGGCACTCCTCCAGCGGAGGTGGCGGTCGCCACCGTTTGCTGGACAAACCATCAGTTCTATGGACTTGCGTTCAGAACGCTCTCGGAATCGTCGTTGAGACAGTTGACTGAGTACATGAATGCCTTCGGCATAATAATGAGGGAGTAA
- a CDS encoding PilZ domain-containing protein gives MDDQDFRVGNGWSTPQLRKHPRVRVSAPFPCSLARVGLLRKGAVEQSLGIVYDVSAKGVRMMTEAVITPGDRIAMSLRLPTQAASMFIEAATVRWGKEHTYGVEFEGLSPNENKHLQAFMNHQSSSGPPLAV, from the coding sequence ATGGATGATCAGGACTTCAGAGTCGGCAATGGATGGAGTACCCCACAATTGCGCAAACACCCGCGGGTGCGTGTGTCGGCTCCATTTCCCTGTTCGTTGGCCAGGGTCGGTTTGCTGAGGAAGGGGGCGGTTGAACAAAGTTTGGGGATCGTCTATGACGTGTCGGCAAAAGGCGTACGTATGATGACGGAAGCGGTGATCACACCAGGAGACCGAATCGCCATGAGTTTGCGATTGCCCACTCAGGCGGCATCAATGTTCATCGAAGCCGCCACGGTCCGGTGGGGCAAAGAACATACCTACGGGGTAGAGTTTGAGGGGTTGTCTCCCAACGAGAATAAACATCTGCAAGCCTTCATGAACCATCAGTCCAGCTCGGGCCCACCTCTTGCCGTCTGA
- a CDS encoding murein transglycosylase domain-containing protein, with product MRITSLFLASLLLLAGCESTDRVLTNAERVLGSRTGRTVLDIAGGKDPKQLLKERVDAYQRDPAAVLRDLRTVQRDFNTLMTALTGQVRQTWGEKEVRVPEQKKYVKYTQNYMSRSIVDFDNGSIMVETLDDKAPKESLKNAIVTTLLTPDDPRSVDLFSDKPVTLTSDRPPYLLGLVLDHQGQPIRSPAQAEAFAASTIQSARTRTVDQNKATKQALIAEIKMVANFSNRQADKYRATVTRFAEQFKISPSLIFAVIRTESNFNPFAVSSAPAYGLMQLVPTSGGRDAYRRAKGKDTIPSRDYLFDPENNIELGSAYLNVLSYALLEQIDNEVSREYCVISAYNTGTRNVFKTFAGDSVAALNHINGLEPPAVYDRLRNNLPYQETRDYLVKVVTFRKQFASTREGNDR from the coding sequence ATGCGGATCACATCGCTTTTCCTGGCCTCACTGCTCCTCCTCGCGGGATGTGAATCCACGGACCGTGTACTGACGAACGCTGAGCGAGTGCTCGGCAGCCGAACCGGCAGGACCGTACTCGACATTGCCGGAGGCAAAGACCCCAAACAACTCCTCAAAGAGCGTGTCGATGCCTATCAGCGCGACCCCGCGGCCGTACTCAGAGATCTGCGGACAGTCCAACGAGATTTCAACACTCTTATGACCGCGCTGACAGGCCAGGTCCGCCAAACCTGGGGCGAGAAGGAAGTGAGGGTTCCGGAACAAAAGAAGTACGTGAAATACACCCAGAACTATATGAGCCGCTCCATCGTCGACTTCGACAACGGGTCGATCATGGTGGAAACCTTGGACGACAAAGCGCCGAAGGAGAGCCTCAAGAATGCGATCGTCACGACCTTGCTCACACCCGACGATCCGCGCTCCGTCGATCTTTTTTCCGACAAGCCGGTCACGCTGACCAGCGACCGGCCTCCGTATTTATTGGGGCTGGTGCTGGATCACCAAGGTCAGCCGATCCGCAGCCCGGCGCAAGCGGAAGCGTTCGCGGCATCAACGATCCAGAGCGCCAGGACAAGAACCGTGGACCAGAACAAGGCGACCAAGCAAGCGCTCATCGCCGAAATCAAGATGGTCGCAAATTTCTCGAACCGACAAGCGGACAAGTATCGGGCGACCGTCACGCGGTTTGCCGAGCAATTCAAGATCAGCCCCAGTCTCATTTTTGCCGTCATTCGAACAGAAAGCAACTTCAACCCCTTTGCCGTGAGTTCCGCTCCGGCTTATGGCTTGATGCAGCTGGTTCCAACCAGCGGAGGCCGGGATGCCTATCGAAGAGCCAAGGGGAAAGATACGATTCCATCGCGCGATTACCTGTTCGATCCGGAGAATAACATCGAGCTCGGCAGTGCCTACCTCAATGTCCTGTCGTATGCTCTGCTTGAGCAGATCGACAATGAGGTCTCGCGAGAGTATTGCGTGATCTCGGCCTATAACACAGGAACTCGGAATGTCTTCAAGACATTTGCGGGCGACTCGGTAGCCGCCCTCAATCACATCAATGGCCTCGAACCGCCGGCCGTCTATGACAGATTGCGTAATAACCTGCCGTACCAGGAAACCAGGGATTATCTCGTGAAGGTCGTCACCTTCCGCAAACAGTTCGCCTCCACACGTGAAGGCAATGACCGTTGA
- a CDS encoding GspE/PulE family protein produces the protein MTQNVHELQQKVEHTEHVKRITIQIHAASNLDHILLDLHKDILSLFDAEDLTLFAFDSEKKEIFSKVPHIDGVEEVRIPITEQSLAGFCAKYLRPVNIADAYNIAELHAIHPSLLHDTSYDKRTGFKTKQVLTYPIVADNKYLMGVLQLLNKKSGGRFTRRDEEAVDEIAKALGIAFFNLRKTSKKTPTKFDLLVSTNRITQNELDQVIADSRKGMSDLESILIEKHKVPKLDIGRSLAQFYKCPYIEYSERTVVDVELLKNLNVDYLKKNHWMPLKRDRMAIEILTDDPGDLDRVQDIKRTFPGLNIRFAVSLRRDIAQFLSSATGQSDSGGRKLDENVSDILGELVTEAQAEAMEDSAAAAGGLDENDSAIVRLANQIIADAYRQNASDIHIEPYGEKRETLVRFRVDGDCFEYMKIPQSYRRAIVSRLKIMASLDIAERRKPQDGKIKFKLSETKEIELRVATLPTAGYNEDVVMRILAASEPLPLDKMGFSERNLKVLKEISEKPYGIILCVGPTGSGKTTTLHSVLGNINTADIKIWTAEDPVEITQYGLRQVQVQPKIGLTFANAMRAFLRADPDVIMVGEMRDKETADTGIEASLTGHLVLSTLHTNSAVETVTRLLDMGCDPFSFADAMLGVLAQRLARRICKDCKEQYIGTKEEYEELRLGYGPDYWDKLGIKQDNTFRLSRGKGCETCNRSGFRGRVALHELLLGTDQMKRMVQQKARTEEMLKTAIAEGMTTLVQDGIQKVLQGHTTYKEVKAVAIK, from the coding sequence ATGACTCAGAATGTCCACGAGCTGCAGCAAAAGGTCGAACACACGGAGCACGTCAAACGCATTACGATCCAGATTCACGCGGCCAGCAATCTCGACCACATTCTCCTCGACCTGCATAAAGACATCTTAAGTCTGTTCGATGCGGAAGATCTGACGCTTTTTGCGTTCGACTCCGAAAAGAAGGAAATTTTCTCCAAAGTTCCTCATATCGACGGCGTTGAAGAGGTCCGCATCCCTATTACCGAGCAGAGTCTCGCCGGTTTCTGCGCCAAATACCTTCGCCCCGTCAATATCGCTGATGCTTACAACATCGCTGAACTTCATGCGATCCATCCATCTTTGCTCCACGACACGTCCTACGATAAACGCACCGGCTTCAAGACCAAACAAGTCTTAACCTACCCGATCGTCGCCGACAATAAATACCTGATGGGAGTCCTCCAACTTCTCAATAAAAAGAGCGGAGGTCGGTTTACCCGAAGAGACGAAGAAGCCGTCGACGAGATCGCCAAAGCGCTGGGAATCGCATTTTTCAACCTTCGAAAGACGTCCAAAAAAACTCCCACGAAGTTCGACCTCTTGGTCAGCACCAATCGAATCACCCAGAACGAACTCGACCAGGTCATCGCCGACTCCCGAAAAGGGATGAGCGATCTGGAAAGCATTCTGATCGAAAAACACAAGGTTCCCAAACTCGATATCGGCCGATCGCTCGCTCAATTCTATAAGTGCCCGTACATCGAATACAGCGAACGCACCGTTGTCGATGTGGAGCTGCTGAAGAATCTCAATGTCGACTACCTGAAAAAGAACCATTGGATGCCGCTCAAGCGAGACCGCATGGCGATCGAGATTCTGACCGACGATCCGGGTGACCTGGATCGCGTTCAAGACATCAAGAGGACGTTCCCTGGCCTCAACATTCGGTTCGCCGTCAGTCTCCGCCGCGATATCGCCCAATTTCTGAGTTCGGCCACCGGACAGAGCGACAGCGGAGGACGGAAGCTCGACGAAAATGTTTCCGACATTCTCGGCGAACTTGTCACCGAGGCACAGGCCGAGGCGATGGAGGACTCCGCTGCCGCCGCCGGAGGATTGGATGAAAACGACAGCGCGATCGTCCGTCTGGCCAACCAAATCATTGCCGATGCCTATCGTCAGAATGCGTCGGACATTCACATCGAGCCGTACGGAGAAAAACGTGAAACCTTGGTCCGTTTCCGTGTCGACGGTGACTGTTTCGAGTACATGAAAATCCCGCAGAGTTACCGACGGGCGATCGTCTCCCGACTCAAGATCATGGCCAGCCTGGACATTGCCGAGCGCCGTAAACCCCAAGATGGAAAGATCAAATTCAAGCTCTCGGAGACGAAGGAGATCGAGCTCCGCGTCGCGACCCTTCCCACAGCCGGATACAATGAAGACGTGGTCATGCGTATCCTCGCAGCGAGTGAGCCGCTGCCTCTCGACAAGATGGGGTTCTCGGAACGGAATCTCAAAGTGCTCAAGGAGATTTCGGAAAAACCGTACGGCATCATCCTGTGTGTCGGACCGACGGGTTCCGGTAAAACGACGACGCTGCACTCAGTCCTGGGCAACATCAACACGGCAGACATCAAAATATGGACGGCCGAAGATCCGGTTGAAATTACGCAATACGGTCTGCGTCAGGTACAGGTCCAACCGAAGATCGGTCTGACATTCGCCAACGCGATGCGCGCATTTCTCAGAGCCGACCCCGATGTCATCATGGTCGGAGAAATGCGGGATAAAGAGACGGCCGACACAGGCATTGAAGCATCACTCACCGGTCATCTGGTCTTGAGTACATTGCACACCAACAGCGCTGTCGAAACGGTCACCCGTCTGCTCGACATGGGTTGCGATCCGTTCAGTTTTGCCGATGCCATGCTGGGTGTGCTCGCACAACGGTTGGCTCGCCGGATCTGCAAGGACTGCAAGGAACAGTACATCGGAACCAAAGAGGAGTACGAAGAACTCCGACTGGGGTATGGGCCGGACTACTGGGATAAGCTCGGAATTAAACAGGATAATACTTTCAGGCTGTCCCGTGGGAAGGGATGCGAAACGTGCAACCGGTCCGGCTTTAGGGGTCGGGTCGCCTTACATGAACTCCTCTTGGGTACAGATCAGATGAAGCGAATGGTGCAACAAAAGGCTCGCACTGAGGAAATGCTGAAAACCGCCATCGCGGAAGGGATGACGACGCTCGTGCAAGACGGTATTCAAAAAGTCCTACAAGGCCACACGACATACAAAGAGGTCAAAGCGGTCGCCATTAAATAG